A single window of Desulfovibrio legallii DNA harbors:
- a CDS encoding glutamate-5-semialdehyde dehydrogenase — translation MTLAEEMQTLGLRARAAARLLAKASPEAKSRALLHLADLLQTHQQAILAANTADVEAARQAGQDAPRLDRLTLTPAIMEEMRAACRHVAALPDPVGATERQWQRPNGLLVGRMRVPLGVIAMVYEARPNVTIDAAILCLKAGNAVILRGGSEALGSNKALAALLQQALLAAGLPADAVQLVAVPGHEAVTALCKLDAYIDVMIPRGGEGLVRAVTAAATMPVLKHFKGVCHAFVDVDADITQALDIVYNGKVQRPGVCNALECLLVHKDAAAAFLPLVGARLGAAGVEFRACPASFPLLAAVPEARVTAQSPDDFGQEFHALILAVRVVEDLDAALDHIARYGSNHTEIICTRNLDHARRFLREADASMVAVNASSRFNDGGQLGLGAEIGISTSKLHAYGPMGVEELTTTKFVVLGQGQVRP, via the coding sequence ATGACTCTGGCGGAAGAAATGCAAACTCTGGGCCTGCGGGCGCGGGCTGCGGCCCGCTTGCTGGCCAAGGCCAGCCCCGAAGCCAAATCGCGCGCCCTGCTGCACTTGGCCGACCTGCTGCAAACCCACCAGCAGGCCATACTGGCGGCCAATACCGCAGATGTGGAGGCGGCCCGCCAGGCCGGGCAGGACGCCCCGCGCCTGGACCGGCTGACCCTGACCCCGGCCATTATGGAAGAAATGCGCGCCGCCTGCCGCCATGTGGCCGCCCTGCCCGACCCCGTGGGGGCCACCGAGCGCCAGTGGCAGCGGCCCAACGGCCTGCTGGTGGGCCGCATGCGCGTCCCTCTGGGCGTCATTGCCATGGTCTACGAGGCCCGACCCAACGTCACCATCGACGCGGCCATCCTTTGCCTCAAGGCGGGCAACGCCGTGATCCTGCGCGGGGGCAGCGAAGCTCTGGGCTCCAATAAAGCCTTGGCCGCCCTGCTGCAGCAGGCCCTCCTTGCGGCGGGGCTTCCCGCCGACGCAGTCCAGCTGGTGGCCGTGCCCGGACACGAGGCCGTCACCGCCCTCTGCAAGCTGGACGCCTATATTGACGTAATGATCCCGCGCGGGGGCGAGGGCCTGGTGCGGGCCGTTACCGCAGCGGCCACCATGCCGGTGCTCAAGCACTTCAAGGGCGTCTGTCACGCCTTTGTGGACGTGGATGCGGATATTACGCAGGCATTGGACATTGTTTACAATGGTAAAGTGCAGCGCCCCGGCGTGTGTAATGCGTTGGAATGCCTGCTGGTGCACAAGGACGCGGCCGCGGCCTTTCTGCCCCTGGTGGGGGCGCGTCTGGGCGCGGCCGGGGTGGAATTTCGCGCCTGCCCGGCGTCCTTTCCCCTGTTGGCCGCCGTGCCTGAAGCGCGGGTCACGGCCCAGAGCCCCGACGATTTCGGTCAGGAGTTTCACGCCTTAATTCTGGCCGTGCGCGTAGTGGAAGATCTGGACGCGGCGCTGGACCACATTGCCCGCTACGGTTCCAACCATACGGAAATCATCTGCACCCGCAACCTGGACCACGCCCGCCGCTTCCTGCGTGAGGCGGACGCCTCCATGGTGGCGGTCAACGCCTCCAGCCGCTTTAACGATGGCGGCCAGTTGGGTCTGGGCGCGGAAATTGGCATTTCCACCTCCAAGCTGCACGCCTACGGCCCCATGGGCGTAGAAGAGCTCACCACCACCAAGTTTGTGGTTCTGGGGCAAGGGCAGGTACGGCCCTAG
- a CDS encoding tetratricopeptide repeat protein, whose translation MNPQKNQGAPESPLLRDLQSEVSAESAPLLQFMLRHAGVIAGVVVLLLLVLGGTGVWRWYHSSRGEASRDDLARVALLESGAQQVASLQSLAEKAHGSVRFAVRMTLGQSALAQNQPDVAAQAYAAAAAEDPKGALGLAAGFNEAGALLKAGKAAEALALLQRLQSSLPGEVRAPQLRQMLAEAAAVAGQPQEAAKVYLALARETQGAGGDYFHACAERLAPQVVKEEAARAASAATDAPAGEQKQ comes from the coding sequence ATGAATCCGCAAAAGAATCAAGGCGCGCCGGAATCGCCCCTGCTGCGCGACCTCCAATCCGAAGTGAGCGCCGAAAGTGCGCCTTTGCTGCAATTCATGCTGCGTCACGCCGGCGTCATCGCCGGGGTGGTGGTGCTGCTTTTGCTGGTGCTGGGCGGTACGGGCGTCTGGCGTTGGTACCACAGCTCACGCGGCGAAGCCTCGCGTGACGACCTGGCCCGCGTTGCCCTGCTTGAGAGCGGGGCGCAGCAGGTGGCTTCTTTGCAGTCTCTGGCTGAAAAAGCCCACGGTTCGGTTCGCTTTGCCGTGCGCATGACCTTGGGGCAAAGCGCCCTGGCCCAGAATCAGCCCGACGTGGCGGCCCAGGCCTATGCCGCTGCCGCCGCCGAAGACCCCAAGGGCGCGTTGGGCCTGGCTGCCGGCTTCAATGAAGCCGGGGCGCTGCTCAAGGCCGGTAAGGCCGCCGAAGCGCTGGCCCTGCTGCAAAGGCTTCAAAGCAGCCTGCCGGGTGAGGTGCGCGCGCCGCAGCTCCGGCAGATGCTGGCCGAGGCCGCCGCCGTGGCCGGACAGCCGCAGGAGGCCGCCAAGGTCTATCTGGCCCTGGCGCGTGAAACGCAGGGCGCGGGCGGCGACTATTTCCACGCCTGCGCGGAACGCCTGGCCCCCCAGGTGGTGAAGGAAGAAGCCGCCAGGGCGGCCTCCGCCGCCACGGACGCGCCCGCCGGAGAGCAGAAGCAATAA